From Xenopus tropicalis strain Nigerian chromosome 3, UCB_Xtro_10.0, whole genome shotgun sequence, the proteins below share one genomic window:
- the atp5f1c gene encoding ATP synthase subunit gamma, mitochondrial isoform X1, with protein sequence MLSRSSVLILQSQWGQGQVRNMATLKDITRRLKSIKNIQKITKSMKMVAAAKYSRAERELKPARVYGTGSLALYEKAEIKAPEDKKKNLIIGVSSDRGLCGAIHSSVAKTIKNEITSLSNAGKEVMVVGIGDKLRGLLQRTHAGHLLITFKEVGRKPPSFGDASIIASELLNSGYEFDQGSVVFNRFRSVISYKTEEKPFFSLDTVANSESISVYDDIDADVLRNYQEFTLANIIYYTLKESTTSEQSARMTAMDNASKNASEMIDKLTLTFNRTRQAVITKELIEIISGAAAL encoded by the exons ATGTTGTCTCGGAGCAGCGTCCTCATCTTGCAGTCACAATG GGGCCAGGGTCAGGTCAGGAACATGGCAACATTAAAGGACA TTACAAGACGTCTTAAGTCTATCAAAAACATCCAAAAGATTACCAAGTCTATGAAGATGGTGGCAGCTGCTAAGTACTCCAGGGCTGAGAGGGAGCTAAAACCAGCTCGAGTCTATGGAACAGGATCTCTGG CATTGTATGAGAAAGCTGAAATCAAAGCTCCAGAAGACAAGAAGAAGAATCTCATAATTGGCGTATCTTCTGATCGTGGTCTCTGTGGTGCAATTCACTCTTCTGTGGCAAagacaattaaaaatgaaatcacTTCTCTTTCTAATGCTGGGAAGGAAGTAATGGTAGTTGGAATTGGGGACAAATTGAGAGGACTGCTTCAGAG AACCCATGCTGGACACCTACTGATAACCTTCAAGGAAGTTGGCAGGAAGCCACCTTCATTTGGTGATGCCTCTATTATTGCTTCTGAGCTTCTCAACTCTGGTTATGAGTTTGATCAGGGATCTGTGGTGTTCAACAGATTCAG GTCTGTCATTTCTTACAAGACCGAGGAAAAGCCTTTTTTCTCGCTTGACACTGTTGCAAATTCTG aaagcaTCAGTGTTTATGATGATATCGATGCCGATGTCCTGAGAAATTaccaggaatttactttggcaaatataatatattacacgtTGAAGGAATCTACTacaagtgagcaaagtgcaaggaTGACGGCTATGGACAATGCCAGCAAGAATGCAT CTGAGATGATTGACAAACTGACCCTGACATTCAACCGCACACGTCAAGCTGTTATCACTAAAGAGCTTATTGAGATCATCTCTGGTGCTGCTGCTCT ATAA
- the atp5f1c gene encoding ATP synthase subunit gamma, mitochondrial, with translation MLSRSSVLILQSQWGQGQVRNMATLKDITRRLKSIKNIQKITKSMKMVAAAKYSRAERELKPARVYGTGSLALYEKAEIKAPEDKKKNLIIGVSSDRGLCGAIHSSVAKTIKNEITSLSNAGKEVMVVGIGDKLRGLLQRTHAGHLLITFKEVGRKPPSFGDASIIASELLNSGYEFDQGSVVFNRFRSVISYKTEEKPFFSLDTVANSESISVYDDIDADVLRNYQEFTLANIIYYTLKESTTSEQSARMTAMDNASKNASEMIDKLTLTFNRTRQAVITKELIEIISGAAALG, from the exons ATGTTGTCTCGGAGCAGCGTCCTCATCTTGCAGTCACAATG GGGCCAGGGTCAGGTCAGGAACATGGCAACATTAAAGGACA TTACAAGACGTCTTAAGTCTATCAAAAACATCCAAAAGATTACCAAGTCTATGAAGATGGTGGCAGCTGCTAAGTACTCCAGGGCTGAGAGGGAGCTAAAACCAGCTCGAGTCTATGGAACAGGATCTCTGG CATTGTATGAGAAAGCTGAAATCAAAGCTCCAGAAGACAAGAAGAAGAATCTCATAATTGGCGTATCTTCTGATCGTGGTCTCTGTGGTGCAATTCACTCTTCTGTGGCAAagacaattaaaaatgaaatcacTTCTCTTTCTAATGCTGGGAAGGAAGTAATGGTAGTTGGAATTGGGGACAAATTGAGAGGACTGCTTCAGAG AACCCATGCTGGACACCTACTGATAACCTTCAAGGAAGTTGGCAGGAAGCCACCTTCATTTGGTGATGCCTCTATTATTGCTTCTGAGCTTCTCAACTCTGGTTATGAGTTTGATCAGGGATCTGTGGTGTTCAACAGATTCAG GTCTGTCATTTCTTACAAGACCGAGGAAAAGCCTTTTTTCTCGCTTGACACTGTTGCAAATTCTG aaagcaTCAGTGTTTATGATGATATCGATGCCGATGTCCTGAGAAATTaccaggaatttactttggcaaatataatatattacacgtTGAAGGAATCTACTacaagtgagcaaagtgcaaggaTGACGGCTATGGACAATGCCAGCAAGAATGCAT CTGAGATGATTGACAAACTGACCCTGACATTCAACCGCACACGTCAAGCTGTTATCACTAAAGAGCTTATTGAGATCATCTCTGGTGCTGCTGCTCT GGGATGA
- the atp5f1c gene encoding ATP synthase subunit gamma, mitochondrial isoform X2, translating into MLSRSSVLILQSQWGQGQVRNMATLKDITRRLKSIKNIQKITKSMKMVAAAKYSRAERELKPARVYGTGSLALYEKAEIKAPEDKKKNLIIGVSSDRGLCGAIHSSVAKTIKNEITSLSNAGKEVMVVGIGDKLRGLLQRTHAGHLLITFKEVGRKPPSFGDASIIASELLNSGYEFDQGSVVFNRFRSVISYKTEEKPFFSLDTVANSESISVYDDIDADVLRNYQEFTLANIIYYTLKESTTSEQSARMTAMDNASKNASEMIDKLTLTFNRTRQAVITKELIEIISGAAAL; encoded by the exons ATGTTGTCTCGGAGCAGCGTCCTCATCTTGCAGTCACAATG GGGCCAGGGTCAGGTCAGGAACATGGCAACATTAAAGGACA TTACAAGACGTCTTAAGTCTATCAAAAACATCCAAAAGATTACCAAGTCTATGAAGATGGTGGCAGCTGCTAAGTACTCCAGGGCTGAGAGGGAGCTAAAACCAGCTCGAGTCTATGGAACAGGATCTCTGG CATTGTATGAGAAAGCTGAAATCAAAGCTCCAGAAGACAAGAAGAAGAATCTCATAATTGGCGTATCTTCTGATCGTGGTCTCTGTGGTGCAATTCACTCTTCTGTGGCAAagacaattaaaaatgaaatcacTTCTCTTTCTAATGCTGGGAAGGAAGTAATGGTAGTTGGAATTGGGGACAAATTGAGAGGACTGCTTCAGAG AACCCATGCTGGACACCTACTGATAACCTTCAAGGAAGTTGGCAGGAAGCCACCTTCATTTGGTGATGCCTCTATTATTGCTTCTGAGCTTCTCAACTCTGGTTATGAGTTTGATCAGGGATCTGTGGTGTTCAACAGATTCAG GTCTGTCATTTCTTACAAGACCGAGGAAAAGCCTTTTTTCTCGCTTGACACTGTTGCAAATTCTG aaagcaTCAGTGTTTATGATGATATCGATGCCGATGTCCTGAGAAATTaccaggaatttactttggcaaatataatatattacacgtTGAAGGAATCTACTacaagtgagcaaagtgcaaggaTGACGGCTATGGACAATGCCAGCAAGAATGCAT CTGAGATGATTGACAAACTGACCCTGACATTCAACCGCACACGTCAAGCTGTTATCACTAAAGAGCTTATTGAGATCATCTCTGGTGCTGCTGCTCTGTAA